One window of the Rosa rugosa chromosome 3, drRosRugo1.1, whole genome shotgun sequence genome contains the following:
- the LOC133738060 gene encoding uncharacterized protein LOC133738060 isoform X2, giving the protein MLLPQIAESEDERIVREFAVLVDAYEAYTNTSGSTTKEEGGEKSTISERFMGMKAAIFTNNSSLKSFGTKLGFSVLPNDGFIKTSEVQAELPVDTVASELLKLLGFQEGKTLESSQYDLVFVHVGAGEVNVKNDKAIADDVEYPNALIGAIMNISKPGTEISLRLHLSVVMSYGGTSEKDDPDLSFSISKDNSNLSKLVPHQSYTMKGEVPRKDVRHHSPMLLAQWQYAVTRKDMAETFSFKDFKEHGGNLVIPADRFLHEVAFKLWKAPKYGA; this is encoded by the exons ATGCTCCTCCCTCAG ATTGCAGAAAGCGAGGATGAGAGAATAGTTAGAGAGTTTGCAGTACTGGTGGATGCATATGAAGCTTACACTAATACA AGTGGAAGTACCACCAAAGAAGAAGGTGGGGAGAAATCTACCATATCCGAAAG ATTCATGGGGATGAAAGCTGCTATATTTACAAACAATTCAAGTTTGAAGTCTTTTGGTACCAAACTTGGTTTCAGCGTGTTGCCAAATGATGGTTTTATCAAAACCAGTGAGGTCCAAGCTGAGCTGCCAGTTGATACTGTGGCATCTGAATTGCTGAAGTTGCTTGGATTTCAAGAAGGAAAGACACTGGAGTCGAGCCAGTATGATTTAGTGTTTGTGCATGTTGGGGCTGGTGAGGTGAATGTTAAGAATGACAAGGCTATTGCAGATGATGTGGAGTATCCCAATGCTTTGATTGGTGCTATAATGAATATAAGCAAACCTGGAACTGAAATCAGTCTCCGTTTGCACTTGTCTGTTGTAATGAGCTATGGGGGTACCTCAGAGAAAGATGATCCCGACTTGTCGTTTTCAATCAGTAAAGATAACTCCAATCTTTCAAAGCTCGTTCCTCACCAAAGTTATACCATGAAAGGAGAGGTTCCGCGGAAGGATGTCAG GCACCATTCCCCAATGTTACTGGCTCAGTGGCAATATGCTGTGACCCGCAAGGACATGGCAGAGACATTCTCTTTTAAAGATTTCAAGGAG CATGGTGGAAATCTTGTAATACCGGCAGATAGATTTCTGCATGAAGTAGCCTTCAAACTTTGGAAGGCCCCCAAATATGGAGCATGA
- the LOC133741397 gene encoding 2-oxoglutarate-dependent dioxygenase DAO-like — translation MANPIPVIDLSQFPASGEYDKLRLASEEWGCFRLLNHKIPLPLMAEMKIVVRSLLDLPMEIKKNNTDVIAGSGYMAPSKVNPLYEALGLYDLGSSQAVQTFCSQLHASSYQREVIEKYAGAVYEQMVDIGHKLAESLGLWSDFLKGWACQFRINKYNFTPESVGSSGVQIHTDAGFLTILQDDENVGGLEVMDKSGAFVPVDPYPGTLIVNLGDTAKAWSNGRLCNVKHRVQCREATIRVSIASFLLGPKEEAVEAPPEFVDSDHPRLYVPVTHEEYRKLRLSKNLHAGEALELLRIKS, via the exons ATGGCAAATCCAATTCCAGTGATTGATCTGAGTCAGTTTCCTGCTTCTGGTGAGTACGATAAGCTTAGGTTAGCATCAGAGGAATGGGGTTGCTTCCGGCTCCTCAACCACAAGATCCCATTGCCTCTGATGGCAGAGATGAAGATAGTGGTAAGATCTCTCCTTGATCTGCCCATGGAGATCAAGAAGAACAACACTGATGTCATAGCTGGCAGTGGCTACATGGCACCGAGCAAGGTCAACCCGCTCTATGAGGCTTTAGGTCTCTATGACTTGGGCTCATCTCAGGCTGTGCAGACCTTTTGCTCTCAGTTGCATGCTTCTTCCTACCAGAG AGAGGTGATCGAGAAGTATGCAGGAGCAGTTTATGAGCAGATGGTGGATATAGGGCATAAGTTGGCAGAGAGTCTCGGATTGTGGAGTGATTTTCTGAAGGGATGGGCTTGCCAGTTTAGGATCAACAAATACAACTTCACTCCTGAATCCGTTGGATCTTCCGGTGTTCAAATACACACAGATGCGGGATTTCTGACAATTCTTCAAGATGATGAAAATGTTGGAGGTCTTGAAGTAATGGACAAATCTGGTGCTTTTGTACCAGTTGATCCTTATCCAGGCACTCTCATTGTCAATCTTGGAGACACGGCTAAG GCATGGAGCAATGGGAGGCTGTGCAATGTCAAGCATAGAGTTCAATGCAGGGAAGCCACCATTCGAGTCTCCATTGCTTCATTTCTGTTGGGACCGAAGGAGGAAGCAGTGGAAGCCCCACCAGAATTTGTTGATTCGGATCACCCCCGTCTGTATGTCCCTGTCACTCACGAAGAGTACAGGAAGCTCAGACTTTCCAAAAACTTGCATGCCGGTGAAGCTCTTGAACTTCTGCGCATCAAGTCCTAA
- the LOC133738718 gene encoding uncharacterized protein ycf36: MATALLLHPTPNFLSPIPPTPNPRLHHYRTKIPFSSSSSSFRNGGPAETECPVPLEQQPINEYQNLSTSFPFSWASGDLVEYCSRLIATGASFALFVGLPVASFGVFGSPSEPLKQSLYAVSSGFLVVTLAVVRMYLGWAYVGNRLLSATVEYEETGWYDGQIWVKTAEVLARDRLLGSFSVKPVLSRLKLTLVTLAASILACVLVLLYIDGGQIQEAENRVIRGVYNDDSARSFEPDAFCGGDPGPPQ, from the exons ATGGCCACCGCACTTCTTCTACACCCAACCCCAAATTTCCTCTCACCAATCCCTCCGACCCCAAATCCCAGACTTCACCACTACCGCACCAAAATACCCttctcgtcgtcgtcgtcgtcgttcCGAAACGGCGGCCCAGCAGAAACAGAGTGCCCTGTTCCGCTGGAGCAGCAGCCCATAAACGAGTACCAGAACCTCTCCACCTCCTTCCCCTTCTCGTGGGCCTCCGGCGACCTCGTCGAGTACTGCTCTCGCCTGATCGCCACCGGCGCCTCCTTCGCGCTCTTCGTGGGCCTCCCCGTCGCCTCCTTCGGCGTCTTCGGGTCCCCATCGGAGCCGCTCAAGCAGTCCCTCTACGCAGTTTCCAGTGGGTTTTTGGTGGTCACTCTCGCCGTGGTGAGGATGTACCTCGGTTGGGCTTACGTCGGCAACCGCTTGCTTAGTGCCACTGTTGAAT ACGAAGAGACTGGGTGGTATGATGGTCAG ATATGGGTTAAGACTGCTGAAGTTTTGGCGCGTGATCGGCTTCTCGGTTCATTTTCT GTGAAGCCTGTGCTGAGCAGATTGAAGTTAACGCTGGTGACTCTTGCAGCATCGATACTTGCATGTGTGCTCGTCCTTCTTTACATTGATGGAGGCCAAATCCAAGAAGCCGAGAATCGCGTTATACGTGGGGTTTACAACGATGATTCTGCAAGATCGTTTGAGCCCGATGCGTTTTGTGGTGGTGATCCTGGTCCTCCCCAATAA
- the LOC133739435 gene encoding glutamate receptor 2.7-like isoform X1 produces the protein MIKNNPINPVFLLFFLFFRINFLALAKNTTIPVNVGVILDLDTRFGKLGLSCINMALSDFYASHVYYHTRLVLHNRDSVEDVVVAAGAALDLINNVKVQAIIGPQSSTQANFVTELGDKAQVPIISFSATSPSLGNSYFIRIAQNDTSQVKVISAIIQAFGWSEAVPISVDDEFGKGVIPYLTTALQAVGARIPYWVVIPSMATDKQIDAELDELMKMPTRVFIVHMLPSLGSRLFSRANAMGMMEKGFAWIVTNDMTSFFSSSNYSVIDNMQGVLGLKTYVPNTEQLENFRGRWQRKFQQDNPTLLNIKLDVFGLWAYDAAWALATAVEKVQSTNFSSRKMNISGSSTGLERLEISQSGPELVRELSATRFTGLSGDFSLINGQLQSSTFQVVNVNDNGERGVGYWTPQKGLVRNLNSKNTSRYATSNASLGTIIWPGDTTSIPQGWQIPMSGIKLKVLVPVKNSFKEFVNVSYDHSTNTSNATGYCIDVFKAVIESLPYPVPYEFYPFENSHHQRAGTYNDLLDQVFLGNYDAAVGDITIRANRSLYVDFTLPYTESGISMIVPIKDKSDAKSTWVFLKPLTWDLWVAIGCFFIFIGFVVWVLEHRINKDFRGPPLHQIGTSFWFSFSTMVFAQRERVRTNLARFVVIVWCFVVLILTQSYTASFSSILTVQQLQPVITDVNMLLKNGDNVGYQAGSFIYWILKETGFQEANLWTYESPEELNELLQNGNEKHGISAAFDETPYMKLFLAIYCSKYTMVEPTFKADGFAFVFQKGSILTRDVSRAITSVHEGTEMEKIENKWFKNKATCSDSSTTSSSNSLTLSLDSFRGLFIVAGVASSLALLICAAMFFHEHRRTLRSFDPEASFWSRIRVLLRLYDQRDPNWDTYNGRQLQGSVHGIIGADEPSPSTNSPPRPSSTDTESHIVIEELGTPPADTELGDLNELNPNGQATQEIENALESTSQREERSIIH, from the exons ATGATCAAGAATAATCCTATCAACCCTGTTTTTCTGCTCTTTTTCCTGTTCTTCAGGATTAATTTCTTGGCCTTGGCAAAAAACACGACTATTCCAGTAAATGTGGGAGTGATTCTTGACTTGGATACCAGGTTTGGGAAATTGGGGCTGAGCTGCATCAACATGGCCCTCTCCGACTTCTATGCCTCTCATGTTTACTACCATACTAGGCTGGTCCTACACAATAGGGACTCTGTGGAAGATGTTGTTGTTGCAGCTGGTGCAG CTCTGGACTTGATAAACAATGTTAAAGTGCAAGCCATCATAGGGCCACAATCATCAACGCAAGCAAATTTCGTAACTGAACTTGGAGATAAAGCTCAGGTGCCCATAATCTCATTTTCAGCAACAAGCCCTTCCCTTGGGAATTCATACTTTATCCGAATTGCACAAAATGACACATCTCAAGTGAAAGTCATAAGCGCCATCATCCAAGCCTTTGGTTGGAGTGAAGCAGTGCCCATCAGCGTTGATGATGAGTTTGGAAAGGGAGTAATACCTTATCTGACTACTGCTTTGCAGGCTGTCGGTGCTCGCATCCCCTACTGGGTTGTCATTCCTTCAATGGCAACTGATAAACAAATAGATGCAGAGCTTGACGAGTTGATGAAAATGCCAACCAGGGTCTTCATAGTGCACATGTTGCCTTCTCTTGGCTCTCGACTTTTTTCTAGGGCAAATGCAATGGGAATGATGGAAAAAGGCTTTGCTTGGATAGTGACAAATGACATGACTAGCTTCTTTAGTTCCTCAAATTATTCTGTCATAGATAACATGCAAGGGGTGTTGGGTTTAAAGACTTACGTTCCAAATACGGAGCAGCTTGAAAATTTTAGAGGTAGATGGCAAAGGAAATTCCAACAAGACAATCCAACTCTCCTCAATATTAAATTGGATGTTTTCGGACTGTGGGCTTATGATGCGGCTTGGGCACTAGCCACGGCAGTTGAGAAGGTACAGAGTACAAACTTCTCTTCCCGCAAGATGAACATTTCTGGTAGTTCCACTGGTTTAGAAAGATTGGAGATCTCTCAGAGTGGTCCTGAACTTGTCCGAGAACTATCGGCTACGAGATTTACTGGACTTTCAGGAGATTTCAGTCTTATTAATGGACAACTACAATCATCAACTTTTCAGGTAGTTAATGTGAACGATAATGGGGAAAGAGGGGTTGGATATTGGACACCCCAGAAGGGACTTGTAAGAAACTTAAACTCAAAAAACACAAGCAGGTATGCTACTTCCAATGCCAGTCTTGGAACTATCATATGGCCTGGAGACACGACCTCAATTCCGCAGGGTTGGCAGATTCCTATGAGTGGGATAAAACTAAAAGTTCTAGTCCCAGTGAAGAATAGTTTCAAAGAATTTGTAAATGTATCATATGATCATAGCACTAACACAAGTAATGCCACTGGATACTGCATTGACGTCTTTAAAGCTGTAATAGAATCATTACCATACCCTGTCCCTTACGAGTTTTATCCCTTTGAAAACTCTCACCATCAGAGGGCTGGTACTTATAATGATTTGCTTGATCAAGTGTTTCTTGGG AACTATGATGCAGCAGTTGGTGATATTACCATTAGAGCAAATAGATCCTTGTATGTCGACTTCACATTGCCATACACAGAATCTGGGATATCAATGATCGTGCCTATCAAGGATAAAAGTGATGCTAAAAGCACATGGGTGTTTTTGAAGCCTTTGACTTGGGACCTTTGGGTAGCAATCGGTTGTTTTTTCATATTCATTGGTTTTGTAGTCTGGGTTCTTGAACACAGGATAAATAAAGACTTCCGAGGGCCTCCACTTCATCAAATTGGCACAAGCTTTTGGTTCTCATTCTCAACCATGGTTTTTGCACAAA GGGAGAGAGTACGGACCAACTTGGCTCGGTTTGTTGTGATAGTATGGTGCTTTGTTGTTCTCATACTAACTCAAAGTTATACTGCGAGTTTTAGTTCAATTTTAACAGTTCAACAGCTTCAACCCGTCATTACTGATGTAAACATGCTATTGAAAAACGGGGACAATGTTGGCTATCAGGCAGGTTCTTTTATTTATTGGATATTAAAGGAAACAGGATTTCAAGAGGCAAACCTTTGGACATACGAGTCTCCAGAAGAATTGAATGAACTCCTTCAAAATGGGAATGAAAAACATGGTATTTCGGCTGCTTTTGATGAAACCCCATACATGAAACTTTTTCTTGCAATTTATTGTTCAAAATACACCATGGTTGAGCCAACATTTAAAGCTGATGGTTTTGCCTTT GTCTTTCAAAAAGGCTCAATTCTCACGCGTGATGTTTCAAGAGCAATCACTAGTGTGCATGAGGGAACTGAAATGGAGAAAATCGAGAACAAGTGGTTCAAGAATAAAGCAACTTGTTCAGACTCCAGCACCACAAGTTCTTCCAACAGTCTTACTCTTAGCCTTGATAGCTTTCGGGGCCTCTTCATTGTTGCTGGGGTTGCTTCATCATTAGCTCTTCTCATATGTGCAGCCATGTTCTTCCATGAACACAGGCGCACTTTGAGAAGCTTTGATCCCGAAGCATCATTTTGGAGTAGAATTCGTGTCCTATTAAGGTTATATGACCAAAGGGACCCCAATTGGGATACTTATAACGGAAGACAGCTGCAAGGTTCAGTTCATGGTATAATAGGCGCGGATGAACCCTCACCGAGCACCAACTCTCCCCCAAGGCCATCAAGCACAGACACGGAATCACATATTGTTATTGAAGAGCTGGGAACGCCTCCAGCTGACACTGAGCTTGGTGACTTGAATGAATTGAATCCCAATGGTCAAGCAACCCAAGAGATTGAAAATGCACTTGAGTCAACTTCCCAAAGGGAAGAGAGGTCAATAATTCATTAG
- the LOC133739435 gene encoding glutamate receptor 2.8-like isoform X2, whose translation MALSDFYASHVYYHTRLVLHNRDSVEDVVVAAGAALDLINNVKVQAIIGPQSSTQANFVTELGDKAQVPIISFSATSPSLGNSYFIRIAQNDTSQVKVISAIIQAFGWSEAVPISVDDEFGKGVIPYLTTALQAVGARIPYWVVIPSMATDKQIDAELDELMKMPTRVFIVHMLPSLGSRLFSRANAMGMMEKGFAWIVTNDMTSFFSSSNYSVIDNMQGVLGLKTYVPNTEQLENFRGRWQRKFQQDNPTLLNIKLDVFGLWAYDAAWALATAVEKVQSTNFSSRKMNISGSSTGLERLEISQSGPELVRELSATRFTGLSGDFSLINGQLQSSTFQVVNVNDNGERGVGYWTPQKGLVRNLNSKNTSRYATSNASLGTIIWPGDTTSIPQGWQIPMSGIKLKVLVPVKNSFKEFVNVSYDHSTNTSNATGYCIDVFKAVIESLPYPVPYEFYPFENSHHQRAGTYNDLLDQVFLGNYDAAVGDITIRANRSLYVDFTLPYTESGISMIVPIKDKSDAKSTWVFLKPLTWDLWVAIGCFFIFIGFVVWVLEHRINKDFRGPPLHQIGTSFWFSFSTMVFAQRERVRTNLARFVVIVWCFVVLILTQSYTASFSSILTVQQLQPVITDVNMLLKNGDNVGYQAGSFIYWILKETGFQEANLWTYESPEELNELLQNGNEKHGISAAFDETPYMKLFLAIYCSKYTMVEPTFKADGFAFVFQKGSILTRDVSRAITSVHEGTEMEKIENKWFKNKATCSDSSTTSSSNSLTLSLDSFRGLFIVAGVASSLALLICAAMFFHEHRRTLRSFDPEASFWSRIRVLLRLYDQRDPNWDTYNGRQLQGSVHGIIGADEPSPSTNSPPRPSSTDTESHIVIEELGTPPADTELGDLNELNPNGQATQEIENALESTSQREERSIIH comes from the exons ATGGCCCTCTCCGACTTCTATGCCTCTCATGTTTACTACCATACTAGGCTGGTCCTACACAATAGGGACTCTGTGGAAGATGTTGTTGTTGCAGCTGGTGCAG CTCTGGACTTGATAAACAATGTTAAAGTGCAAGCCATCATAGGGCCACAATCATCAACGCAAGCAAATTTCGTAACTGAACTTGGAGATAAAGCTCAGGTGCCCATAATCTCATTTTCAGCAACAAGCCCTTCCCTTGGGAATTCATACTTTATCCGAATTGCACAAAATGACACATCTCAAGTGAAAGTCATAAGCGCCATCATCCAAGCCTTTGGTTGGAGTGAAGCAGTGCCCATCAGCGTTGATGATGAGTTTGGAAAGGGAGTAATACCTTATCTGACTACTGCTTTGCAGGCTGTCGGTGCTCGCATCCCCTACTGGGTTGTCATTCCTTCAATGGCAACTGATAAACAAATAGATGCAGAGCTTGACGAGTTGATGAAAATGCCAACCAGGGTCTTCATAGTGCACATGTTGCCTTCTCTTGGCTCTCGACTTTTTTCTAGGGCAAATGCAATGGGAATGATGGAAAAAGGCTTTGCTTGGATAGTGACAAATGACATGACTAGCTTCTTTAGTTCCTCAAATTATTCTGTCATAGATAACATGCAAGGGGTGTTGGGTTTAAAGACTTACGTTCCAAATACGGAGCAGCTTGAAAATTTTAGAGGTAGATGGCAAAGGAAATTCCAACAAGACAATCCAACTCTCCTCAATATTAAATTGGATGTTTTCGGACTGTGGGCTTATGATGCGGCTTGGGCACTAGCCACGGCAGTTGAGAAGGTACAGAGTACAAACTTCTCTTCCCGCAAGATGAACATTTCTGGTAGTTCCACTGGTTTAGAAAGATTGGAGATCTCTCAGAGTGGTCCTGAACTTGTCCGAGAACTATCGGCTACGAGATTTACTGGACTTTCAGGAGATTTCAGTCTTATTAATGGACAACTACAATCATCAACTTTTCAGGTAGTTAATGTGAACGATAATGGGGAAAGAGGGGTTGGATATTGGACACCCCAGAAGGGACTTGTAAGAAACTTAAACTCAAAAAACACAAGCAGGTATGCTACTTCCAATGCCAGTCTTGGAACTATCATATGGCCTGGAGACACGACCTCAATTCCGCAGGGTTGGCAGATTCCTATGAGTGGGATAAAACTAAAAGTTCTAGTCCCAGTGAAGAATAGTTTCAAAGAATTTGTAAATGTATCATATGATCATAGCACTAACACAAGTAATGCCACTGGATACTGCATTGACGTCTTTAAAGCTGTAATAGAATCATTACCATACCCTGTCCCTTACGAGTTTTATCCCTTTGAAAACTCTCACCATCAGAGGGCTGGTACTTATAATGATTTGCTTGATCAAGTGTTTCTTGGG AACTATGATGCAGCAGTTGGTGATATTACCATTAGAGCAAATAGATCCTTGTATGTCGACTTCACATTGCCATACACAGAATCTGGGATATCAATGATCGTGCCTATCAAGGATAAAAGTGATGCTAAAAGCACATGGGTGTTTTTGAAGCCTTTGACTTGGGACCTTTGGGTAGCAATCGGTTGTTTTTTCATATTCATTGGTTTTGTAGTCTGGGTTCTTGAACACAGGATAAATAAAGACTTCCGAGGGCCTCCACTTCATCAAATTGGCACAAGCTTTTGGTTCTCATTCTCAACCATGGTTTTTGCACAAA GGGAGAGAGTACGGACCAACTTGGCTCGGTTTGTTGTGATAGTATGGTGCTTTGTTGTTCTCATACTAACTCAAAGTTATACTGCGAGTTTTAGTTCAATTTTAACAGTTCAACAGCTTCAACCCGTCATTACTGATGTAAACATGCTATTGAAAAACGGGGACAATGTTGGCTATCAGGCAGGTTCTTTTATTTATTGGATATTAAAGGAAACAGGATTTCAAGAGGCAAACCTTTGGACATACGAGTCTCCAGAAGAATTGAATGAACTCCTTCAAAATGGGAATGAAAAACATGGTATTTCGGCTGCTTTTGATGAAACCCCATACATGAAACTTTTTCTTGCAATTTATTGTTCAAAATACACCATGGTTGAGCCAACATTTAAAGCTGATGGTTTTGCCTTT GTCTTTCAAAAAGGCTCAATTCTCACGCGTGATGTTTCAAGAGCAATCACTAGTGTGCATGAGGGAACTGAAATGGAGAAAATCGAGAACAAGTGGTTCAAGAATAAAGCAACTTGTTCAGACTCCAGCACCACAAGTTCTTCCAACAGTCTTACTCTTAGCCTTGATAGCTTTCGGGGCCTCTTCATTGTTGCTGGGGTTGCTTCATCATTAGCTCTTCTCATATGTGCAGCCATGTTCTTCCATGAACACAGGCGCACTTTGAGAAGCTTTGATCCCGAAGCATCATTTTGGAGTAGAATTCGTGTCCTATTAAGGTTATATGACCAAAGGGACCCCAATTGGGATACTTATAACGGAAGACAGCTGCAAGGTTCAGTTCATGGTATAATAGGCGCGGATGAACCCTCACCGAGCACCAACTCTCCCCCAAGGCCATCAAGCACAGACACGGAATCACATATTGTTATTGAAGAGCTGGGAACGCCTCCAGCTGACACTGAGCTTGGTGACTTGAATGAATTGAATCCCAATGGTCAAGCAACCCAAGAGATTGAAAATGCACTTGAGTCAACTTCCCAAAGGGAAGAGAGGTCAATAATTCATTAG
- the LOC133738060 gene encoding uncharacterized protein LOC133738060 isoform X1: MADKPSRALVLYGDGLTRFVNPSHTHLHSLASKASCGFLSLPNAPPSESEDERIVREFAVLVDAYEAYTNTSGSTTKEEGGEKSTISERFMGMKAAIFTNNSSLKSFGTKLGFSVLPNDGFIKTSEVQAELPVDTVASELLKLLGFQEGKTLESSQYDLVFVHVGAGEVNVKNDKAIADDVEYPNALIGAIMNISKPGTEISLRLHLSVVMSYGGTSEKDDPDLSFSISKDNSNLSKLVPHQSYTMKGEVPRKDVRHHSPMLLAQWQYAVTRKDMAETFSFKDFKEHGGNLVIPADRFLHEVAFKLWKAPKYGA; this comes from the exons ATGGCAGACAAGCCAAGCCGAGCTCTGGTTTTGTACGGAGATGGGTTGACGCGTTTCGTCAATCCATCACACACCCATCTCCATTCTCTCGCTTCCAAAGCTTCCTGTGGCTTCTTGAGCCTCCCCAATGCTCCTCCCTCAG AAAGCGAGGATGAGAGAATAGTTAGAGAGTTTGCAGTACTGGTGGATGCATATGAAGCTTACACTAATACA AGTGGAAGTACCACCAAAGAAGAAGGTGGGGAGAAATCTACCATATCCGAAAG ATTCATGGGGATGAAAGCTGCTATATTTACAAACAATTCAAGTTTGAAGTCTTTTGGTACCAAACTTGGTTTCAGCGTGTTGCCAAATGATGGTTTTATCAAAACCAGTGAGGTCCAAGCTGAGCTGCCAGTTGATACTGTGGCATCTGAATTGCTGAAGTTGCTTGGATTTCAAGAAGGAAAGACACTGGAGTCGAGCCAGTATGATTTAGTGTTTGTGCATGTTGGGGCTGGTGAGGTGAATGTTAAGAATGACAAGGCTATTGCAGATGATGTGGAGTATCCCAATGCTTTGATTGGTGCTATAATGAATATAAGCAAACCTGGAACTGAAATCAGTCTCCGTTTGCACTTGTCTGTTGTAATGAGCTATGGGGGTACCTCAGAGAAAGATGATCCCGACTTGTCGTTTTCAATCAGTAAAGATAACTCCAATCTTTCAAAGCTCGTTCCTCACCAAAGTTATACCATGAAAGGAGAGGTTCCGCGGAAGGATGTCAG GCACCATTCCCCAATGTTACTGGCTCAGTGGCAATATGCTGTGACCCGCAAGGACATGGCAGAGACATTCTCTTTTAAAGATTTCAAGGAG CATGGTGGAAATCTTGTAATACCGGCAGATAGATTTCTGCATGAAGTAGCCTTCAAACTTTGGAAGGCCCCCAAATATGGAGCATGA
- the LOC133738061 gene encoding egg cell-secreted protein 1.1-like translates to MAYTSTLFLLTALLALTTPFMAMARPLMNNPIGSHSNFAFRLKLDEESSNCWDSLFQLQACTGEVILFFFNGETYLGHGCCEAIKTIEHQCWPALLGSLGFTTQETDILKGYCDGADQIHTPPSPPTGRVIPLEKWVP, encoded by the coding sequence ATGGCTTACACTTCCACGCTCTTCCTTCTCACAGCTCTTCTAGCTTTGACCACACCTTTCATGGCCATGGCTCGACCTTTGATGAATAACCCAATTGGTTCACACTCAAACTTCGCCTTCAGGTTAAAGTTGGATGAAGAATCATCAAACTGCTGGGACTCATTGTTTCAGCTCCAGGCATGTACTGGTGAGGttatcttgttcttcttcaacGGTGAGACTTACTTAGGTCATGGCTGTTGTGAAGCCATTAAGACAATCGAGCACCAGTGTTGGCCTGCCTTGCTTGGTTCTCTTGGGTTTACCACGCAAGAGACTGATATACTGAAAGGCTATTGCGACGGAGCTGATCAAATTCAcactcctccatcaccacctaCTGGAAGAGTTATTCCTTTGGAGAAGTGGGTTCCTTGA
- the LOC133739127 gene encoding protein REVERSION-TO-ETHYLENE SENSITIVITY1 — protein sequence MHQSRLPVMEIKKAYDIEHMCSTHGIQHELWPLDDVDAKKAKFPCCLVWTPLPVVSWLAPFIGHVGICREDGVILDFAGSNFVNVDDFAFGAVARYLQLDRKQCCFTPNLGSHTCKHGYKHAEFGTAITWDDALQSSTRYIEHKTYNLFTCNSHSFVANFLNRICYGGSMHWNMINVAALVLLKGHWVDAMSVLKSFLPFLLVLCLGVYMVGWPFVVALFSFSSLLLLWFVLGTYCFKTLLEC from the exons ATGCATCAGAGTAGACTTCCTGTAATGGAGATAAAGAAAGCTTATGATATCGAACATATGTGCTCGACGCATGGTATTCAGCATGAGTTGTGGCCTCTTGATGACGTTGATGCAAAGAAGGCAAAGTTTCCCTGTTGTTTAGTTTGGACTCCTCTTCCTGTCGTCTCTTGGTTGGCACCTTTCATTGGACATGTTGGCATTTGCAGGGAGGATGGAGTTATTTTAGATTTTGCAGGCTCCAATTTTGTGAATGTTGATGATTTTGCATTTGGTGCTGTTGCTAGATATCTTCAACTTGATAGAAAACAG TGTTGTTTTACCCCAAATCTTGGTAGCCACACTTGCAAGCATGGCTACAAGCATGCAGAGTTTGGGACTGCAATCACCTGGGACGATGCCCTGCAATCGAGCACGCGCTACATTGAGCACAAAACCTACAACCTTTTCACTTGCAACAGCCACTCGTTTGTAGCAAACTTTCTGAATCGGATATGCTACGGTGGATCAATGCATTGGAACATGATAAATGTGGCGGCTTTAGTACTGCTCAAGGGGCATTGGGTTGATGCCATGTCTGTCTTGAAGTCATTCCTCCCTTTTCTACTGGTGCTCTGTCTAGGTGTTTACATGGTTGGGTGGCCATTCGTGGTGGCGcttttctccttctcttctctCCTCTTGCTGTGGTTTGTACTTGGCACTTATTGTTTTAAGACCTTGTTAGAGTGCTag